The sequence below is a genomic window from Dyadobacter chenwenxiniae.
TTGATAGCTGTGATGCGTAATGCACACCGCATTGCTCACGACTTTAAAATCGAACCCTGGAATTAACCGGGGGAAGAACTATTGCAAAATAGTTTGATCTTAGTGAGACCTCTTTTTGCAACGAAGAGTTCAGCATGAATCGTGTGTATCTACAACATACGACCATTTCCCTTTGTCCTTAATGATGTTTTCAACATTACAGTTTAAGGTAGCCAATCACACTTAACCAAACTTTAATTGATTCTAACTAGCTCCAAACGCTGATTTATCGATTCCATCTATTTTTCATTTTAACCACCGTTTCCGCGTACGCTAACGAAACGACAAATAAGAGAAAGAGCCCCAGGCAGAAACTTAATGCTAGCCATGCAAAATCTGAGAAGCATATACATCTCCAAGAGACAAAACCTTTTCTAGTTTATACGGATAGATCTAGCTAAGAGCTTTGATTGGATCGATAGCTTACATGTATTGTTTCCGACAACCGAGATCCATCTAGTTGTCCCGATCAGGCAGGATTGTTTAAACCTACGTTCTATGAGACCAAGAAAACGGTCTTTTTTAGATGTCATTTTTCACCTGCATTAAAAATAATGAAGAACGCTCATTGCTGCTGAACAACTAGTAATCAAAAGTCAGCTTGTTACGTTCTTTTAATTAAGCCTCTATCAGCTCAAAATAACTTGGATATGTATGAGTTATTGAGAGAACACAAACCACTGCATGTTATCTTTTAATAAATGGCTACCCGAGTTACTAAAATCCATTCTGGAACCTCATCTTTGTTTCTTCCACTGACCTCGGAAGAAGTTTGTACAACATTTCCACTGCTTCAGCTTGAACCTGCTCGATAAATGGATGTAGTCCGTTGTTATATTCGTTAAACGAAAGTTCATGGTCTCCATGGTATTTTTCAAAAGCATCTGCGAGTGCAGTAGCACCTATTATGGCCAATGAGCCACCCATACCTGCTGCTGGTGAAGCGCAATAACCTGCGTCCCCAACCAATGCCACCCGCCCTTTTGTCCACGACGGCATTTTTACTTGGCAGAATTTGTCGAAATAAAAGGCAACTATATAGGAGTTGGGACAAGCCGCTGGTGTGATTTTTATGTTTATATTTGAAACGATCAACATTTGATATCCATGAATAAAAACGGGGAAATCATCATTATAGAAGACGACGAGGATGACCAGGAAATGCTGGAAGAAGTATTTAATAAGCTAAACCACCCCAATAAAAGGGTATACTTTATCGACGGAGAGGCTGCACTAGAATATTTACGCAAGCCAAATTCGCATCCGTTCATTATCCTTTCTGATATAAATTTGCCGAAACTGGACGGACTTAAATTAAAGGAAAAACTACAAACAGATGCTGAATTAAGTTTAAAGTGCATTCCTTATCTGTTCTTTTCGACTGCTGTCAACCAGCAAGTTGTTATTGACGCTTATAGTAACTCCGCTCAGGGGTTTTTCATTAAAGCTACCTCAATCGAAGAGTTGACCGATAGCATAACCATTATAATGAACTACTGGAAGAAGTGCGCTGCTCCAAATAATTTTAAGTAGACTTTTTTAGTAGCAGAGGTTTCAGAGAGGCTAAATGCCTCTTTTTTTGTGAGCAGCATAGAGGTAATTTATACCTCATAGAAATACTTCGTGGAAAACTAAGATATGTGTAGAAATACCCTGTAGAATACAGCAAATAAGAACTACAACAAACAGAATAAAGAAAATAAAGAGAAAAATATTCTATTTAATTTTGTGTTTTGTCTTTGACGTTAAATCAAAAACTATTAATATTGCTACACAATAGAAAAGCTCGCATCCAACCGACCAAAGCTAGAGCGAGCAAATTCTGAAGAAAGAAAAATACTGGGGCCATTTGTGGTACAAAACGGAGCGACTTGAGACCCTTCCGTGTGGGTTCGATTCCCACTGGTTCCACCATTTTTTCTTGAGTGCAAAGGTATAATGCAATAATCATTATTCCAAATGATATGGACATAAAAACTGCTGTTGACACGATTACGGGCTTACAGGCTGCCAAAGATCAAATAGATGAGGAGATTCAAGATCTGATAGCAAAGCGACAGGATTTTGATTCAAGTATATCTTGGTTCATGCGATTTATTGAGACGCATAAGAAAAATCAGCTTCACGAATTTGGAGAAGCCGTCAAGAGAGCGAATGGTGATTTCGGAGTTAAAGTGCCCGCACAGGAGGTTGAAACCGAAGGGTTTCCGATGAAGGCGGACAGGAAAAAGCAGATTATATGGACTTTAAAAGAGATAGGTCGGTTTGTTAAATTAAAATACCTGGGCGATGAAGTAAAAGACAATCTTAACGCTCATGATCTAAAATCCGAAACTTTTCTTAGAACTCCTGTCAACGCAATGCTGGAAGAGGGAGGCCTTGTTTCGGTCAGATACAATAAGAGCTGGAAGAAGGTTTTTTACGGATTGCCTGAGTGGCTGGGAACCTTAGATAATGGAGAAAAATATATTTTAGAAGAATTTGAACCATCTCCTGATGAAACAGGATACGGTTACGATACAATCGAGTTTGAATACGAGCCTAGGAAATTTAACAAAGAGAAGGAGAAGGAAGAGGCTGCTAGTAATGAGATTGACGAAGATAATGAGGAAGACGATGAAGAAACACCTCCCAGTGCAAATGTCATTAATTGGGACGAAGACGATCTTCCATTCTAAAAAATAAAAAGCACCTGTTGAAGCAGGCGCTTTTAAGATATTGTTGCTGAGTAATGTTCGAGATTATTCAGCGGTAATCGGCGATGTTCCCGGCCGATCAACTTGGGTTCGTAACCTTGATGCTCTAAGTCCAATGATTAGAAGAACAAGCACAAGTGTCACTGTTGTAAGACGTATCGTTCCGGTACGTGTCACAGTTACGCGAAGAATTACTATCCGGATAAAACGGTAGTTGAATCGCCCGGGAGCCGCTGGGAGGGCGGTGACCCGGTTAATTTATTTCTGATAAAATAGGCCTTAAGCCAAAAGTGGGGTCGCCACCCCGCTTGTTTATCGAAATCCTGCGAGATTCGAAAACATATCCGGTCTCACTTGTATCAAACATGGTCGGCTGGTTTCATTTCCGGTCGGCCTATTTGCATTGTTACACAAATCTAAACTATAAAGCTGTGGGTACCAAATTTATATAAATAAACGTGTAAAAATTTTTGTAAATAAATCAGTAATTTCTTGTCCCATTAAGTTATTAATTTGTATATTTGTACAGGTTTAACGGACAAGCAAAAATGACTTCTCAATTCAACAGTTTACTACAAGTTCTGGACTTCTTCAAGGATGAAGAAACCTGCAAAAACTACTTAGCTGATAAGCGTTGGAATGGTGGTGCTCCCGTTTGCCCACATTGTGGACACACTCACGTGTACACTACAACACGCGGCTACAAATGCGCTAATAAAGAGTGCTACAAAAAGTTCACTGTTATCAGCGGCACAATCTTCGAAAACACTAAGATCGGTCTTCGTACTTGGTTCGCTGCAATGTACCTATGTACTGCGCACAAAAAAGGAATTTCATCATTACAATTAAGCCGTGACCTTAACATCACACAAAAAACTGCTTGGTTTGTATTACACCGTATCCGTGAAATGCTGACTGAAAATGCACCTGAATTGTTAGAAGGAACTGTTGAGGTTGACGAAACTTATGTTGGTGGCAAAAACAAAAACCGTCACGCTAACAAGAAAACCAAAGAAGGAGAAAGAGACAAAACGCCGGTTGTAGGTGTTTTAGAAAGAGACGGCAACGTTAGCACTTACGTCGTTGACGAAACGACTGGTGAAGTTCTTCAAGGCATTATGCGGGCAAAAGTAAGCACGTCAGCTACTTTGATCACTGACGCTTATAAATCATACGCTGGATTGGCAAGGGATTACAAACACGTTACAGTGAAGCACTCAGAGGGTAATTATGTTACTGATAAGGTTTTCCATACCAATAACATTGAAAACTTTTGGAGCATCCTTAAAAGAGGTATTATCGGTATCTATCACAACGTTAGTCCAAAACACTTACATAGATATTGTAATGAGTTCGGTTTCCGTTATAATAGCAGAAAAATCAAAGACACTACGCGCTTTGAACTGTCGGTAGGACGCGCAGACGGTAAGAGACTTAGATATACAGACCTTATAAAGAAATAAGCTATGGCAAAAGAAAAGGAGCCGAAGAAACGAGCGGACAAGTACGAAACGAAGGTTGCCGTAAAGGGAACCTTTGAAGATATGATTGCCGCTGCGATAAAGCCGAAAAAGAAAGACTATCCTAAGAAAGACGCGCTGCCGTGAAGCATTCTCGAATTGGAGATTTTCGATACATATCCAAAATATTCCCTTACTTCTTAGGGCTGATCGCTGTCATACTGATAACCAGTGTCTTGCTCGAAAACCTTCCAATTGATCAAAAATTAAGACTTTCGGGGTCTTACATTTTGGGAATGTCCGGCATTTATGTAGTATACCGCTTGATTAAGTATGCCTTTGATGAATAGATATGACTGACGCGATATTGAAGTTACTCAGGCTGTACATCGACCTCCCGGAAGATGAAAAGCTAGGATTCCTTAAAGAACTGCGAAAGCTTGAAGCAATGGATATTGAGGTGAAGAAGGACTATGAAAGAATACTGAAATCCCTTTAAATAATTCATATCTACCGACTACCCATCGCTTTTGCATCCAATTGGCTTATGACGTAGTTACGCCGGAAAAAGGCTATGGCACTACATGGGTATCAATTCATCAGGGAGATCGATAAGTTCAAACTCGACTCATACAATGCTCACCTTGGGTGGATCTCACCATATATAACAACCATTAAAATCTATTCATGCCCAAAATCAACGCTCTTCTATCTGTATGATGAAGTTCAGGACAGATTGTTTGAATTTTCAGCAGACGACCCTAAAATATTGAAATCGGCGGAAGAATACAATAAGGTTCTGCATGCTTACCGTATGACTTATAGCCCTTAAAAATTTTCTAGCAAAGAGTACATTTTACTAATTATTATCTAATTTCACACGAAACGATACTACAATGCCAGAAGCAACGATAATCTACAAATATAAATTTAGCGAAAATTACAACCCCGTATACGCTAATGGTGCTCACGGGGGGGTTGCTCCTCAAGGAGAGATAATGCTAAACTTTTTTTTAGAAAGGCAATCCATTCCTAAAAAGCAAACATTTGAAATTAAAGACAATCAGCTAGGAAACGAAATCGCGGAGAAAGCAGAGCCTCATGATTTTAGGAATAGTTTTATTAGGTATATTGAAACAGGAGTTGTTTTAAACCTAAAAACTGCCCGCGATGTTAAAGACTTTTTAGAGCAACAAATTAATCTTTTAGAGGGGCTAAGCAAAAATGAGCAATCCAATAATCCTTCTTGAACAGAGAGATAGCCAGACCTCAAAAAATGTAAAATTTGGGTCTAAAAGCCTTCCGTACGTTAATACGCGCCCTACAATTATATTTTTTACTGGGGATTCAATAAGACAACAAACGCAAAGAGCTTCAAAATATGTAGGCGAAGCTTTGCAAAATCAAGGAACCACCAGTAAGTACAACTACACAATACCTACCAGAAAAACCGGAATGAACCTTTTGAAACTTAATGAGTATAAAGGATACCAACGTGGATGGAATGGCTATGACGGACTTCCTTTTTCGGGAAAACTAATTGATGCTGCTAAGAATATTCTTTTTAAAGTTTCCTACTCTCCTCATATCTCTCCAACTGGAAGAGGATCTATCCAATTTGACTATTCTAGCGGCGAAAATTTGATGGAGGTAGAAATATTTGAAGATCGAATTGAGGTGCTGGAAGTAATAGGAGACAATGAAAGAGAGTATATAACCCAACCTGATCAGTTAAGTAATCATATAGACCAATTCTATGCCGCCCAATGAGTTCTTAGAGGAAGAATCTTTTTTTAGAGGTGTTCACAGCCATCAATTTGATCATGAAGCAGGAAGGTTAACATCGGCAGCATTTAAAGACTCGCAAGGGGCTTCTGTTGATAGGAACTGGACACGGACTGATAAGGAATGTGTAGATAAATTACTGGAGAAAAAAGACTTTCCTATAATTGTTAAAGTTTCCTATACATCAATAACGGATTGCAACTGTTTACCCGTTTATTGCCCTATCGAAGAAAATGAGTTTCACAGCGAAATTCACAGCGAAGAGGGCGTTCCAACTTTAACAAAAAGCAAAGCAAGGTGCCTTAGTACAAGTGCAGAAATAGTTTACAATAAAGTAGTATAACCCCCAACCCGGTACTGACCGTGCCCTAGGAGTCCTGAACTAGATGAAGGAACTATTAGGAGGTTGACCCGCTCTTTGATTTAAAGGTGCCTGTCCCGACCATGAGAAGGTCTAAGCGTATTGACGCTAAGGGATTTTTACCTTCTTCCAAAAGCTCACTTTTAGGGCATTCGCCCGTTGTTGCCTTCTTGTCCCAAGTAGTATATAGTTGCCAAATAAAAGGATCTGGCGTTTAACAGCTCTTTTTGAAGTTCTGCGGACCGCCAGCCCATCCCAAAAAACTGTTCCGAGATTATTTTTGTATGTTGCTGCTGATTACGAAAATCATAGGTTATTTCCTTCTCGGGCCGGAATGTAAAAACGATGTCGGTTTTGTTATTATAGGCATTAAGCATAATG
It includes:
- a CDS encoding response regulator yields the protein MNKNGEIIIIEDDEDDQEMLEEVFNKLNHPNKRVYFIDGEAALEYLRKPNSHPFIILSDINLPKLDGLKLKEKLQTDAELSLKCIPYLFFSTAVNQQVVIDAYSNSAQGFFIKATSIEELTDSITIIMNYWKKCAAPNNFK
- a CDS encoding FAD-dependent monooxygenase; the protein is MLIVSNINIKITPAACPNSYIVAFYFDKFCQVKMPSWTKGRVALVGDAGYCASPAAGMGGSLAIIGATALADAFEKYHGDHELSFNEYNNGLHPFIEQVQAEAVEMLYKLLPRSVEETKMRFQNGF
- a CDS encoding IS1595 family transposase, with translation MTSQFNSLLQVLDFFKDEETCKNYLADKRWNGGAPVCPHCGHTHVYTTTRGYKCANKECYKKFTVISGTIFENTKIGLRTWFAAMYLCTAHKKGISSLQLSRDLNITQKTAWFVLHRIREMLTENAPELLEGTVEVDETYVGGKNKNRHANKKTKEGERDKTPVVGVLERDGNVSTYVVDETTGEVLQGIMRAKVSTSATLITDAYKSYAGLARDYKHVTVKHSEGNYVTDKVFHTNNIENFWSILKRGIIGIYHNVSPKHLHRYCNEFGFRYNSRKIKDTTRFELSVGRADGKRLRYTDLIKK